One segment of Sulfobacillus thermosulfidooxidans DSM 9293 DNA contains the following:
- a CDS encoding twin-arginine translocation signal domain-containing protein, with the protein MNKLPNEPPVEPEIPEEQQWSRRQFLVGSAALGVAGAVTLFGRQALVDAARGLFGSPVSSGTVHLYAYDYYYIPNYMTWRVGDQMDIIFQNQSHTHWHEWTMGRHVNEAYFQAFGNLSADAWAVDFWDGVHVTLSDPYNIDNFVPNKAIVTYDGPKALFNIQTGGDFSPTLKPGGSIHISFTVPNKPGIWDYGCFVQQYIHYRTGMRGKVMILPA; encoded by the coding sequence GTGAACAAATTACCAAATGAGCCCCCGGTTGAACCGGAAATTCCTGAAGAGCAACAATGGAGTCGCCGCCAGTTCCTCGTCGGCAGTGCCGCCTTAGGGGTGGCGGGCGCAGTGACCCTCTTTGGGCGCCAAGCGCTCGTGGATGCCGCGCGCGGTCTCTTTGGATCGCCGGTGAGTTCCGGGACGGTCCACCTCTACGCGTACGACTACTATTACATCCCCAATTACATGACCTGGCGCGTTGGCGACCAGATGGACATTATCTTCCAAAATCAAAGTCACACCCACTGGCATGAATGGACCATGGGCCGCCATGTGAATGAGGCCTATTTCCAAGCCTTTGGCAATCTCTCGGCGGACGCCTGGGCCGTCGACTTTTGGGATGGGGTCCATGTGACCTTGAGTGATCCCTATAACATCGATAACTTTGTGCCCAACAAAGCGATTGTGACCTATGACGGGCCTAAGGCGCTCTTTAACATCCAAACGGGCGGCGACTTTAGCCCGACGTTGAAACCCGGCGGCAGCATCCATATTTCCTTTACCGTGCCCAATAAACCCGGGATTTGGGATTATGGTTGCTTTGTCCAACAGTACATTCACTACCGTACGGGTATGCGCGGGAAAGTCATGATTTTGCCGGCCTGA
- a CDS encoding sulfocyanin-like copper-binding protein produces MKSKWAGLTALGMLGLALAGCGTQSINASQWMIVHPATKTVDLKIESTYSSAKQANVFDGFTQGHLLITIPVDYHVTMNFVNNGPIPESIGIYDHHHLAFPGAGEPYAQVVTSPTAGLLPGQSQSYTFTASKVGTFILGDMLNGDPDNTPTSDLWDIVKVVPSGVPSFQS; encoded by the coding sequence GTGAAAAGTAAATGGGCTGGGCTGACAGCTTTGGGTATGCTTGGATTGGCTTTGGCTGGTTGCGGTACGCAAAGCATCAATGCCTCGCAGTGGATGATTGTCCATCCGGCAACCAAGACGGTCGATTTAAAGATTGAAAGCACCTACTCGAGTGCCAAGCAGGCGAATGTGTTTGATGGGTTTACACAGGGACATCTACTCATCACAATTCCTGTCGACTATCACGTTACTATGAACTTTGTGAACAATGGCCCGATACCGGAGTCAATAGGTATCTATGATCATCATCACTTAGCCTTTCCGGGCGCAGGCGAACCGTATGCTCAAGTGGTTACTTCGCCGACGGCAGGGTTATTACCGGGACAAAGCCAATCTTACACGTTTACCGCATCGAAGGTCGGGACGTTTATTTTAGGCGATATGCTTAATGGCGATCCGGACAATACGCCTACGAGCGATTTGTGGGACATCGTGAAAGTGGTGCCGTCCGGAGTGCCATCATTTCAATCCTGA
- a CDS encoding DUF190 domain-containing protein yields MHHTHKPLVGDGIRLRIMIGEDVHWHHKPLYHQIVLKARENGLAGTTVIRALEGYGPNSRIHTANILDLSDDLPVVVEIVDTKEDIDKFLPVLDEMVDAGLITLDPVQVVKYSHAHISEVNDASETK; encoded by the coding sequence ATGCATCACACACATAAACCCTTAGTAGGTGATGGAATTCGACTTCGCATTATGATCGGAGAAGATGTACATTGGCATCACAAGCCGCTATATCACCAGATTGTTTTGAAGGCTAGAGAAAATGGATTAGCAGGTACGACTGTGATTCGAGCTCTGGAAGGATATGGGCCTAACTCTCGTATCCATACAGCTAATATCTTGGATTTATCGGATGATTTGCCCGTTGTCGTAGAAATTGTTGATACGAAAGAAGATATTGATAAGTTCCTCCCCGTTCTTGATGAAATGGTAGACGCAGGTCTGATAACGCTAGATCCCGTACAAGTGGTTAAGTACTCCCATGCTCATATATCGGAAGTTAATGATGCCTCGGAAACAAAATAG